A DNA window from Paralichthys olivaceus isolate ysfri-2021 chromosome 11, ASM2471397v2, whole genome shotgun sequence contains the following coding sequences:
- the dhx40 gene encoding probable ATP-dependent RNA helicase DHX40, with protein MSTSTRRDRKDTESTNLPIHRHKTELIEAVKTSSFLVVTGETGSGKTTQLPQFLHQAGFCKDGKIGITQPRRVAAITVAQRVAHEMQCTLGREVGYQVRFDDCTSQDTVVKYMTDGCLLREILADPGLSQYSVVILDEVHERSLNTDILLGLLKKVFSDPVEATKGRSFPLKVVVMSATLETDKLSAFLGDCPVFAIPGRTFPVVCTFGSAVGPKDIESTGYVKEVVKVALDVHTSEMCGDILVFLTGQSEIERACDLLFEKAESIDYRYDVQDQTVEGLLILPLYGSMPTDQQRQIFQPPPPGIRKCVVATNIAATSLTINGIKYIIDSGFVKQLNHNSRVGMDILEVVPISKSEAQQRAGRAGRTSAGKCFRIYSKEFWEKIMPEYTVPEIQRTSLTAVVLTLKCLGVHDVIRFPYLDCPEERFILEALKQLYQFDAIDRRGRVTQLGELMVEFPLQPGLTRALLKAASLGCQDLLLPVAAMLSVENILIRPGHPEKQKEADKKHKALANKSGSMNDFATLLSVFQSCKSSDRPSAWCKENWIHWRALKSAFSVETQLREILLRLQKKRDFPVETFDGNRSELFRRCLCTGYFTNVARRSVGKVFCTMDGHGSMVHIHPSSSLCDQEAELTWVIFHEMLVTSRVYIRTVCPVRYEWVKDLLPKLHEVDVYELSSVAREEVTDEEMIKWETREAAKRPPENSTEDATKKHEKRNNDASVSDARARYLQRKQQRQQNKTL; from the exons ATGTCCACATCGACGAGACGGGACCGGAAAGACACCGAGTCAACAAACCTGCCGATCCATCGACACAAAACCGAACTGATCGAGGCTGTTAAAACCAGCTCTTTTCTGGTTGTAACCGGGGAGACCGGCAGCGGGAAAACCACACAGCTTCCACAGTTCCTGCATCAAGCTG GTTTTTGTAAGGATGGCAAAATCGGCATCACCCAGCCCCGCCGGGTGGCTGCCATCACAGTGGCCCAGAGGGTAGCCCATGAGATGCAATGCACCCTGGGAAGAGAAGTCGGCTACCAAGTGCGCTTTGATGATTGCACATCACAG GACACAGTGGTGAAGTACATGACGGACGGATGTTTGCTCAGAGAGATTCTTGCAGACCCTGGGCTGTCTCAGTACAGTGTTGTGATCTTGGATGAGGTCCATGAACGCAGCCTCAACACG GATATCCTCCTGGGCTTATTGAAGAAAGTCTTCTCCGACCCTGTTGAAGCCACAAAGGGTCGATCTTTTCCGCTGAAGGTGGTGGTGATGTCCGCTACATTGGAAACGGACAAGCTTTCAGCATTTCTCGGCGATTGTCCCGTCTTTGCTATTCCAGGGAGGACGTTCCCTGTGGTCTGCACATTCGGTTCTGCCGTGGGACCAAAAGACATAGAAAGCACTGGTTACGTAAAAGAG GTGGTGAAAGTGGCTCTGGACGTGCACACCAGTGAAATGTGTGGGGACATTCTTGTCTTCTTAACAG GTCAGTCAGAGATTGAACGCGCCTGTGACCTGCTATTTGAAAAAGCAGAGTCTATAGACTATCGCTATGATGTTCAGGACCAGACGGTGGAGGGTCTTCTCATTTTGCCGCTTTATGGATCCATGCCAACTG ATCAACAGAGGCAGATCTTTCAGCCTCCGCCTCCGGGAATAAGAAAGTGTGTAGTGGCCACTAACATTGCAGCAACATCTCTCACTATCAATGGTATAAA GTACATCATAGACAGCGGGTTCGTGAAGCAACTCAACCACAACTCACGGGTGGGCATGGATATCTTGGAGGTGGTGCCTATTTCAAA GAGCGAGGCTCAGCAGAGAGCAGGCCGAGCTGGAAGAACCTCAGCTGGGAAATGCTTCCGAATCTATTCCAAGGAATTTTGGGAAAAGATCATGCCTGAATATACGGTTCCAGAAATCCAGAGGACAAGTCTGACAGCAGTCGTACTCACACTCAAGTGCCTGGGTGTTCATGATGTCATTAG GTTTCCTTATCTAGACTGTCCAGAAGAGAGGTTTATTCTAGAAGCACTAAAACAGCTCTATCAATTTGATGCTATTGACAG GAGGGGTAGAGTGACCCAGCTGGGGGAGCTGATGGTGGAGTTCCCGCTGCAACCAGGCCTCACCAGGGCCCTGCTCAAAGCTGCCTCGCTTGGCTGCCAGGATCTTCTACTCCCTGTGGCTGCCATGCTGTCTGTGGAGAACATCCTCATCAGGCCAG GACACCCTGAGAAGCAGAAAGAGGCAGATAAGAAGCACAAAGCGCTGGCTAACAAAAGCGGCAGCATGAACGACTTTGCCACACTTCTGAGTGTGTTTCAGTCATGCAAATCCAG TGACAGGCCATCTGCATGGTGTAAAGAGAACTGGATCCACTGGAGGGCGCTGAAGTCAGCCTTCAGTGTGGAGACTCAGCTGCGTGAGatcctcctccgcctccagaAG AAGAGAGATTTTCCTGTAGAAACATTTGATGGCAACAGGAGTGAACTCTTCAGACGATGCCTGTGCACAGGATATTTCACCAACGTTGCCAGAAG GTCTGTGGGAAAGGTGTTTTGCACTATGGATGGACATGGATCCATGGTtcacattcatccatcatcatcg CTGTGTGACCAGGAGGCAGAGCTAACCTGGGTCATCTTCCACGAGATGCTGGTGACTTCACGGGTGTACATCAGGACAGTGTGTCCAGTTCGATACGAGTGGGTGAAGGACTTGTTACCTAAACTCCATGAGGTGGACGTCTATGAGCTGAGCAGTGTGGCAAGAGAAGAAGTGACTGACGAAGAGATGATAAAATGGGAGACCAGGGAAGCAGCCAAAAGACCACCAG
- the LOC109634474 gene encoding zona pellucida sperm-binding protein 4-like, translating into METCTSTSVWVTFISLPLLLLKCNAHAASEQSQATAYYTMSNNNTLLCLDGFMSVYISKGQFADLPHAIYVRDEHSGYYQAIAITKQCHYFLGESDTFMIFTVGSHGCFVKRQKYITSLTVVIMALEDRGRFGIVESIPLRCEWGIKEANKERDPPVQGQLFCSKDGFNFTITQNATVPPVNLNALWIPSGQSHICEPRKRSRDAVTFHFPFTDCGAQSTVEEGVITYWVNMEAKQRPQRGPIFRDTPFNLTVSCSFALVKMTQARIKVQGVQSEYSSTLRNTGILRTEMRFAKDPSYSSFYSPRDPPAVIELGRPVYVEVSLLKHEDKDLVLLLDDCWATPTENLHDPQRWNLLVNGCPFNGDSHRTVVLPVVPSKELTYPSLHKWFVVRMFSFVKPPTSENQVYFHCYIEICKRPGYLQSCSNETRKLRRITPERGQRILHSLVSGGPLLY; encoded by the exons ATGGAGACTTGCACTTCAACTTCTGTCTGGGtgacatttatttctttacctcTGCTTCTTTTGAAATGCAACGCCCACGCTGCTTCAGAACAATCTCAAGCAACAGCCTATTACACCATGAGTAATAATAACACGCTGCTCTGCCTCGATGGGTTCATGTCTGTTTACATATCAAAGGGGCAATTCGCTGATCTTCCTCACGCCATTTACGTCAGAG ATGAACACAGTGGATATTACCAAGCCATCGCAATAACAAAACAGTGCCACTACTTCCTGGGTGAAAGTGACACCTTCATGATCTTTACAGTTGGTTCCCATGGCTGTTTTGTGAAAAGACAA AAATACATCACTAGTCTGACGGTTGTTATCATGGCACTTGAAGATAGAGGAAGATTTGGGATTGTTGAGTCAATACCTCTCAGGTGCGAATGGGGAATTAAAG AGGCAAACAAAGAGCGTGATCCACCAGTGCAGGGACAGCTGTTCTGCAGCAAGGATGGGTTTAACTTCACCATCACCCAGAATGCCACAGTCCCGCCTGTGAACCTAAATGCACTCTGGATCCCCTCCGGTCAAAGCCACATCTGTGAACCCAGAAAAAGATCCAGAGATGCTGTGACTTTCCACTTTCCATTCACTGATTGCGGCGCTCAGTCCACG GTGGAAGAAGGAGTTATAACTTACTGGGTCAACATGGAGGCGAAACAGCGTCCACAGAGAGGCCCTATATTTCGTGACACTCCTTTCAA tctcaCTGTGAGTTGTAGCTTTGCGCTGGTCAAAATGACACAAGCAAGGATCAAAGTTCAAGGAGTACAATCTGAGTACTCATCAACTTTGAGAAACACAGGGATACTCAGGACTGAAATGAGATTTGCCAAAG ATCCTTCTTACAGCTCTTTCTACTCCCCTCGAGACCCTCCGGCAGTGATTGAGCTCGGCCGGCCTGTGTACGTGGAGGTTTCTCTTCTGAAACATGAGGACAAGGacctggtgctgctgctggacgaCTGCTGGGCCACACCAACGGAAAACCTGCATGACCCGCAACGCTGGAACCTGCTTGTCAACGG GTGTCCTTTCAATGGTGACAGTCACAGAACCGTTGTGTTGCCAGTCGTCCCCAGTAAGGAACTGACGTATCCCTCACTTCACAAATGGTTTGTGGTCAGAATGTTCTCATTTGTGAAGCCCCCAACATCTGAAAACCAG GTATATTTCCACTGCTATATAGAGATCTGTAAAAGACCAGGCTACTTACAGTCCTGCAGCAATG AAACGCGTAAACTAAGAAGAATCACACCAGAGCGAGGACAGAGGATTCTTCACAGTCTGGTCTCCGGTGGACCTCTTCTTTATTGA